Proteins encoded in a region of the Oscarella lobularis chromosome 17, ooOscLobu1.1, whole genome shotgun sequence genome:
- the LOC136197581 gene encoding piggyBac transposable element-derived protein 4-like yields the protein MALKLHFLATPVLFAFSTEEIWDMIVANTNNYAEWKRGQSETVGRPWAPVTKPEMKAFIGVTILMGILKFPRLEDYWQESCKYLRTDLAEVFSSVRYQQISRFLHISDRTQDLPRNPGDESQHDRLQKVRPLIDHCGLKFKDLYQVGKHITVDEAMIPFKGKWGIKQYMKDKPHKWEIKAFVLADATNGYITRFFIYTKKSVETQYPEVGLCTQAVLDLVEDFHHKGPVLYTDNYYTSPDLYMTLHGYDIYATGTLRISRKGCPKELAKSQLPTKSRVRRGFYKHLSKGPLTAGVWFDRRYVYFLSTSHLPSLPDFTIATTERRDGARKVDVLCPPP from the coding sequence ATGGCCCTGAAATTGCACTTCCTGGCGACGCCGGtgctcttcgctttttcgacAGAAGAAATTTGGGACATGATTGTCGCCAACACCAACAACTATGCGGAGTGGAAGCGAGGGCAAAGTGAAACTGTTGGCCGTCCCTGGGCACCAGTTACAAAACCGGAAATGAAGGCATTTATCGGAGTTACCATTTTGATGGGCATTCTAAAGTTCCCAAGACTCGAGGATTATTGGCAAGAGTCGTGCAAGTATCTCCGCACAGACCTCGCCGAAGTTTTCTCATCTGTTCGATACCAACAAATCAGCAGATTTCTCCACATCTCGGATCGAACACAAGATCTGCCGCGCAACCCCGGCGATGAGAGTCAACATGACAGACTGCAGAAAGTTCGTCCATTGATTGACCACTGCGGTTTGAAGTTCAAAGATTTGTATCAAGTGGGCAAGCACATAACGGTCGATGAAGCAATGATACCTTTCAAAGGGAAATGGGGAATAAAACAGTACATGAAAGATAAACCCCATAAGTGGGAAATCAAAGCTTTTGTCCTCGCCGACGCAACCAACGGATACATCACGCGTTTCTTCATCTACACGAAAAAATCGGTTGAAACCCAATATCCTGAAGTAGGTCTTTGTACGCAAGCGGTGCTTGATCTCGTCGAGGACTTTCATCACAAGGGTCCTGTCTTATATACCGACAATTATTATACAAGCCCGGACCTGTACATGACTCTACATGGGTATGACATCTACGCCACTGGTACCCTTCGAATAAGCAGGAAGGGCTGCCCTAAAGAGCTGGCAAAATCGCAACTTCCTACTAAGTCTAGGGTAAGGAGAGGCTTTTACAAGCACCTGTCGAAGGGGCCATTGACCGCAGGCGTCTGGTTTGACAGAAGATACGTCTATTTTTTGTCAACATCACATCTTCCCAGTCTGCCGGACTTCACTATCGCGACGACAGAACGTCGAGACGGCGCAAGAAAAGTTGACGTGTTGTGTCCCCCGCCTTAA